A region from the Spea bombifrons isolate aSpeBom1 chromosome 7, aSpeBom1.2.pri, whole genome shotgun sequence genome encodes:
- the GDPD3 gene encoding lysophospholipase D GDPD3 isoform X1, with the protein MLPSLYYLAPVLGGYAITSYYLLKNPHILHKRKRLSFHCRHISHRGGAGERIENTLEAFDNAVSNHTDLLELDCQMTKDGQVVVSHDQNLLRQTGRDLNISDLTYDELPPYKKSLEVTFFPGHVSTGSDHRIPLLEEVFRRHPDIPINIEIKEDNEELIKKVSDLVKRYQRTDRTIWASMSDRIMRKCQAVNPDMPVMFTPRRGALLLLLYYSGLLPFVPLRESVVESYMPSIINRTYFPHSPLLRNRFLVYLQDKLMMRKGLFRHLEERGIQIYLWVLNQESDFQRALDCGASGIMTDYPSKLHRFLQTYEGGQRAGGGAQEGVAGDGAERCRY; encoded by the exons ATGCTGCCCTCTCTGTATTATCTGGCCCCCGTATTGGGGGGCTACGCCATCACCTCGTATTACCTGCTGAAAAATCCTCATATCCTGCACAAGAGGAAGAGGCTGTCCTTCCACTGCCGGCACATTTCACACCGCGGGG GAGCCGGGGAGAGAATTGAGAACACTCTGGAAGCCTTCGACAA CGCTGTGTCCAATCACACCGACCTCCTGGAGCTGGACTGTCAGATGACCAAAGATGGCCAAGTcgtggtgtcacatgaccaaaACTTACTGAGGCAGACGGGCCGCGACCTCAACATCTCTGACCTCACGTATGAT GAGCTTCCGCCGTATAAGAAGTCGCTGGAGGTGACATTTTTCCCAG GTCACGTCTCGACAGGCAGCGACCACCGCATCCCCCTGCTGGAGGAGGTCTTCCGGAGACACCCCGATATCCCCATCAATATAGAGATCAAGGAGGACAACGAGGAGTTAATTAAGAAG GTGTCGGATCTGGTGAAGCGGTACCAGCGCACGGACAGGACCATCTGGGCCAGTATGAGCGACCGGATCATGCGCAAATGTCAGGCCGTG AACCCGGACATGCCGGTGATGTTCACGCCGCGGCGCGGGgctctcctgctgctgctgtatTACAGCGGTCTCCTGCCGTTCGTTCCGTTGCGGGAGTCCGTGGTGGAGAGTTACATGCCGTCTATAATAAACAG AACCTACTTCCCGCACAGCCCGCTCCTGCGCAACCGCTTTCTGGTTTATTTGCAAGACAA ACTAATGATGCGGAAAGGTCTATTCCGGCatctggaggagagagggatCCAG ATCTATCTCTGGGTTTTAAATCAGGAAAGCGACTTCCAGAGAGCCCTCGACTGCGGAGCCTCCGGGATCATGACGGACTACCCCTCGAAACTGCACCGCTTCCTACAAACATacgagggggggcagagggcgGGAGGGGGAGCACAGGAGGGGGTGGCAGGCGATGGGGCCGAGAGGTGCAGGTATTAA
- the GDPD3 gene encoding lysophospholipase D GDPD3 isoform X2 yields MLPSLYYLAPVLGGYAITSYYLLKNPHILHKRKRLSFHCRHISHRGGAGERIENTLEAFDNAVSNHTDLLELDCQMTKDGQVVVSHDQNLLRQTGRDLNISDLTYDELPPYKKSLEVTFFPGHVSTGSDHRIPLLEEVFRRHPDIPINIEIKEDNEELIKKVSDLVKRYQRTDRTIWASMSDRIMRKCQAVRSPAVRSVAGVRGGELHAVYNKQNLLPAQPAPAQPLSGLFARQTNDAERSIPASGGERDPDLSLGFKSGKRLPESPRLRSLRDHDGLPLETAPLPTNIRGGAEGGRGSTGGGGRRWGREVQVLRCQKRASATGGGIL; encoded by the exons ATGCTGCCCTCTCTGTATTATCTGGCCCCCGTATTGGGGGGCTACGCCATCACCTCGTATTACCTGCTGAAAAATCCTCATATCCTGCACAAGAGGAAGAGGCTGTCCTTCCACTGCCGGCACATTTCACACCGCGGGG GAGCCGGGGAGAGAATTGAGAACACTCTGGAAGCCTTCGACAA CGCTGTGTCCAATCACACCGACCTCCTGGAGCTGGACTGTCAGATGACCAAAGATGGCCAAGTcgtggtgtcacatgaccaaaACTTACTGAGGCAGACGGGCCGCGACCTCAACATCTCTGACCTCACGTATGAT GAGCTTCCGCCGTATAAGAAGTCGCTGGAGGTGACATTTTTCCCAG GTCACGTCTCGACAGGCAGCGACCACCGCATCCCCCTGCTGGAGGAGGTCTTCCGGAGACACCCCGATATCCCCATCAATATAGAGATCAAGGAGGACAACGAGGAGTTAATTAAGAAG GTGTCGGATCTGGTGAAGCGGTACCAGCGCACGGACAGGACCATCTGGGCCAGTATGAGCGACCGGATCATGCGCAAATGTCAGGCCGTG CGGTCTCCTGCCGTTCGTTCCGTTGCGGGAGTCCGTGGTGGAGAGTTACATGCCGTCTATAATAAACAG AACCTACTTCCCGCACAGCCCGCTCCTGCGCAACCGCTTTCTGGTTTATTTGCAAGACAA ACTAATGATGCGGAAAGGTCTATTCCGGCatctggaggagagagggatCCAG ATCTATCTCTGGGTTTTAAATCAGGAAAGCGACTTCCAGAGAGCCCTCGACTGCGGAGCCTCCGGGATCATGACGGACTACCCCTCGAAACTGCACCGCTTCCTACAAACATacgagggggggcagagggcgGGAGGGGGAGCACAGGAGGGGGTGGCAGGCGATGGGGCCGAGAGGTGCAGGTATTAAGGTGCCAAAAACGAGCATCTgctacggggggggggattctgtga